A single window of Fischerella sp. PCC 9605 DNA harbors:
- the rplT gene encoding 50S ribosomal protein L20, whose translation MTRVKRGNVARKRRKKILKLAKGFRGSHSTLFRTANQQVMKALRNAYRDRKKRKRDFRRLWITRINAAVRQHGMSYSQFIGNLKKADIQLNRKMLAQMAVLDPAGFSKVAELASQAKS comes from the coding sequence ATGACAAGGGTAAAACGCGGTAACGTTGCTCGCAAACGCCGCAAAAAAATTCTCAAACTCGCTAAAGGTTTTCGCGGTTCTCACTCCACCCTGTTTAGAACTGCCAATCAACAGGTTATGAAGGCACTGCGGAATGCTTATCGCGATCGCAAAAAACGCAAGCGTGACTTCCGCCGCCTTTGGATCACCCGCATCAACGCCGCTGTTCGCCAGCATGGCATGAGTTACAGCCAGTTTATCGGTAATCTCAAAAAAGCCGACATCCAACTTAATCGCAAAATGTTGGCGCAAATGGCAGTCCTCGATCCAGCTGGTTTCAGCAAAGTTGCGGAGTTGGCAAGCCAAGCCAAAAGTTAA
- the psbA gene encoding photosystem II q(b) protein, producing MTATLQRARSANVWERFCDWITSTNNRLYIGWFGVLMIPTLLAATTCFIIAFIAAPPVDIDGIREPVAGSLMYGNNIISGAVVPSSNAIGLHFYPIWEAASLDEWLYNGGPYQLVIFHFLIGVFCYMGREWELSYRLGMRPWIAVAYSAPVAAATAVFLIYPLGQGSFSDGMPLGISGTFNFMLVFQAEHNILMHPFHQLGVAGVFGGSLFSAMHGSLVTSSLVRETTETESQNYGYKFGQEEETYNIVAAHGYFGRLIFQYASFNNSRSLHFFLAAWPVIGIWFTALGISTMAFNLNGFNFNQSVIDSQGRVINTWADIINRANLGMEVMHERNAHNFPLDLASAEVAPVAISAPAING from the coding sequence ATGACAGCAACCTTACAACGCGCTCGTAGCGCCAACGTATGGGAGCGGTTCTGCGATTGGATCACCAGCACCAACAACCGCTTATACATCGGTTGGTTCGGCGTACTGATGATTCCGACTCTGTTAGCCGCAACCACCTGCTTCATCATTGCCTTCATCGCTGCACCTCCCGTTGACATCGATGGCATCCGTGAGCCTGTTGCAGGTTCACTGATGTACGGCAACAACATCATCTCCGGTGCTGTTGTACCTTCTTCTAACGCCATTGGCTTGCACTTCTACCCGATCTGGGAAGCAGCTTCCTTAGATGAGTGGTTGTACAACGGTGGTCCTTACCAGTTGGTAATCTTCCACTTCCTGATTGGCGTATTCTGCTACATGGGACGTGAGTGGGAATTGTCCTACCGCTTAGGAATGCGTCCTTGGATTGCCGTAGCCTACTCTGCACCAGTAGCAGCAGCGACCGCAGTCTTCTTGATCTACCCCTTAGGTCAGGGTTCCTTCTCTGATGGTATGCCTCTGGGCATCAGCGGTACATTCAACTTCATGTTGGTGTTCCAAGCAGAACACAACATCTTGATGCACCCCTTCCACCAGTTAGGTGTAGCAGGTGTATTCGGTGGTAGCTTGTTCAGTGCAATGCACGGTTCTTTGGTAACTTCTTCCTTGGTTCGTGAAACCACCGAGACCGAATCTCAGAACTACGGTTACAAGTTCGGTCAAGAAGAAGAAACCTACAACATTGTTGCAGCACACGGTTACTTCGGTCGTCTGATTTTCCAATACGCTTCCTTCAACAACAGCCGCAGCTTGCACTTCTTCTTGGCTGCTTGGCCTGTAATTGGAATCTGGTTCACAGCGCTGGGAATCAGCACAATGGCGTTCAACCTGAATGGTTTCAACTTCAACCAGTCAGTAATTGATTCTCAAGGTCGCGTCATCAACACTTGGGCAGACATCATCAACCGCGCTAACTTGGGTATGGAAGTTATGCACGAGCGCAATGCTCACAACTTCCCTCTTGATTTAGCTAGTGCTGAAGTCGCTCCTGTTGCAATCAGCGCTCCTGCTATCAACGGTTAA
- a CDS encoding GNAT family N-acetyltransferase produces MAGLQLQSPSNFSQHLLIHIQLSVISAWHAGSLVGLGNAISDGALVVYYPHLLVRPAFHRQGIGRRIIETLQSRYAGYHQQVLLAVKDAVDFYQHCGFQKASSVEPMWICDDSNL; encoded by the coding sequence GTGGCTGGTCTTCAGCTTCAAAGCCCGAGCAACTTCTCACAGCACTTGCTAATTCACATACAGTTATCAGTTATTTCTGCATGGCACGCTGGATCTCTTGTAGGATTAGGTAATGCCATCTCAGACGGAGCATTAGTTGTATACTATCCACATCTGTTGGTGCGACCTGCATTCCACCGTCAGGGTATCGGACGGCGCATCATAGAAACACTCCAGAGTCGCTACGCAGGCTACCACCAGCAGGTTCTTCTTGCAGTTAAAGATGCCGTGGATTTCTATCAACACTGCGGCTTCCAAAAGGCTTCTAGTGTCGAACCCATGTGGATTTGCGATGACTCCAATCTCTAA
- a CDS encoding transporter substrate-binding domain-containing protein: MSIPKQVMMGRWGDRVMGRKTQHPKLNSYNYFFRTIGKIIIFLLVFALVIAGIQSSASAAELSDIQRRGYLTIAVKDNLRPLGFRDANGNLQGLEIDLAQRLAADLLGKPNAVKLKPVANRDRLSQVLDNKVDLTIARVTATESRARLVNLSIPYYFDGTRLIAKDKSVQKLSDLAKQKIAVLSNSSTIADVRYYLPQADLVGVNSYQEARSLLQSNAVVAFAADTSVLSGWVQQYPQYRLLPTKLSTEPLSVVMPKGLQYDLLRRQVNGAIARYLEEGWLQQRAQYWGLP; this comes from the coding sequence ATGAGTATTCCTAAACAAGTAATGATGGGGAGATGGGGTGATAGGGTGATGGGGAGAAAAACTCAACACCCAAAACTTAACTCCTACAATTACTTTTTTAGGACTATCGGTAAAATAATTATTTTCCTGCTGGTATTTGCCCTTGTAATTGCAGGTATACAATCATCAGCATCTGCCGCAGAACTGTCAGATATTCAGCGGCGAGGCTATTTAACTATTGCTGTCAAAGATAATTTACGCCCGCTGGGATTTAGAGATGCGAATGGCAATCTGCAAGGTTTGGAGATTGACTTAGCCCAGCGGTTGGCAGCTGATTTACTAGGCAAACCAAATGCTGTCAAACTGAAACCTGTAGCAAATCGCGATCGCCTCTCACAAGTTTTAGACAATAAAGTTGATCTCACCATCGCTAGGGTGACAGCAACAGAGTCACGCGCTCGTTTGGTGAATCTCAGTATACCTTATTACTTTGATGGCACAAGATTAATCGCAAAAGATAAATCTGTACAAAAGCTGAGTGACTTAGCAAAGCAAAAAATTGCTGTTCTCAGCAACTCCAGCACTATTGCTGATGTGCGATATTATTTGCCACAAGCAGACTTGGTGGGAGTTAATTCTTATCAAGAAGCGCGATCGCTCCTACAAAGTAATGCAGTAGTAGCTTTTGCCGCCGATACCAGCGTTCTGAGCGGTTGGGTGCAACAATATCCTCAGTATCGGCTACTGCCAACAAAGCTATCAACTGAACCCTTGTCTGTGGTAATGCCCAAGGGATTGCAGTACGATCTACTACGACGACAAGTAAATGGGGCGATCGCTCGTTATCTAGAAGAAGGTTGGCTCCAGCAACGCGCTCAATACTGGGGTTTGCCTTAA
- the rpmI gene encoding 50S ribosomal protein L35 translates to MPKLKTRKAAAKRFRATGSGKIVRRKAFKNHLLEHKTSNKKRKLSKMAVVNERDEENVRLMLPYL, encoded by the coding sequence ATGCCGAAACTCAAAACTCGTAAAGCAGCGGCAAAAAGATTCCGTGCCACCGGTAGCGGTAAAATCGTGCGTCGCAAAGCTTTCAAAAACCACTTGCTCGAACACAAAACCTCTAATAAGAAGCGTAAGCTTTCCAAAATGGCTGTTGTCAACGAGCGTGACGAAGAAAATGTGCGCTTAATGCTCCCCTATTTGTAA
- a CDS encoding histidine triad nucleotide-binding protein produces MTNQETIFSKIIRREIPANIIYEDDLALAFTDINPQAPVHILVIPKKPIPKLADAESDDNALLGHLLLTAKRVAEQAGLTNGYRLVINTGPDGGQTVYHLHLHILGGRHMTWPPG; encoded by the coding sequence ATGACAAATCAAGAGACGATTTTCAGCAAAATCATTCGTCGAGAAATTCCAGCCAACATTATTTATGAGGATGACTTGGCACTGGCATTCACAGACATTAATCCGCAAGCACCAGTTCACATCCTTGTCATTCCCAAAAAACCCATTCCCAAATTAGCTGATGCCGAATCTGATGATAATGCGCTTTTGGGGCACCTTTTGTTAACTGCTAAGCGGGTTGCTGAACAAGCCGGACTGACAAATGGCTATCGCTTAGTCATCAATACTGGCCCTGATGGCGGTCAAACTGTTTACCATTTACACCTGCATATCCTGGGAGGAAGACATATGACATGGCCTCCTGGTTGA
- a CDS encoding YifB family Mg chelatase-like AAA ATPase, whose translation MLARVWSASIVGIDAVKVGVEVDVSGGLPGIIVLGLPDSAVQESKERVKATLKNAGFAFPMRKIVINLTPADLRKEGPCFDLPISVGVLAASEQVSTELLGDYLFLGEVSLDGSLRPVAGVLPIAAAAHKMGITGLVVPADNAQEASLVEGLAVYAFKNLADVADFLNNPGRYKPEQLDNTVETLHGTSLHGADLKDVKAQAHGRRALEIAAAGGHNLIFVGPPGSGKTMLARRLPSILPPLSFAEALEVTRIHSVAGLLKNRGSLVCDRPFRSPHHSASGPSLVGGGTFPRPGEISLSHLGVLFLDELTEFKRDVLEFLRQPLEDGFVTISRTRQSVMFPAQFTLVASTNPCPCGYYGDTIQQCTCSPRQREQYWAKLSGPLMDRIDLQVAVNRLKPEEITQQPTGESSVTVRERVQQARDRASQRFENEPHLRCNAQMQSRHLQKWCKLDDASRNLLEGAIKKLGLSARASDRILKVARTIADLAGDENLQAHHVAEAIQYRTIDRMH comes from the coding sequence ATGCTTGCCAGAGTCTGGAGCGCATCAATTGTAGGTATCGATGCTGTGAAAGTGGGAGTGGAAGTAGATGTTTCTGGGGGTTTACCCGGGATTATCGTGCTGGGGCTACCTGACAGTGCTGTGCAAGAATCCAAAGAGAGGGTAAAGGCAACTCTGAAAAATGCTGGTTTTGCCTTTCCCATGCGAAAAATTGTGATTAATCTAACTCCTGCTGATTTACGCAAGGAAGGCCCTTGTTTTGATTTGCCTATTAGTGTGGGAGTTTTAGCGGCTTCTGAGCAAGTTAGTACTGAGTTGCTAGGAGATTATCTTTTCTTAGGTGAAGTTTCTCTGGATGGTAGCCTTCGTCCTGTGGCTGGGGTATTGCCCATTGCTGCTGCTGCCCACAAGATGGGAATTACAGGTTTAGTAGTTCCTGCTGATAATGCTCAAGAGGCTTCCTTGGTGGAAGGATTGGCGGTTTATGCTTTCAAAAATCTAGCAGATGTAGCTGATTTTTTGAATAATCCGGGACGTTACAAGCCCGAGCAATTGGATAATACTGTAGAGACGTTGCATGGAACGTCTCTACATGGTGCAGATTTGAAGGATGTGAAAGCACAGGCTCATGGTCGTAGGGCATTAGAAATTGCTGCTGCTGGCGGACATAATTTAATATTTGTAGGGCCGCCGGGAAGTGGTAAGACAATGCTGGCACGACGCTTACCGAGTATTTTGCCGCCACTAAGCTTTGCAGAAGCATTAGAAGTAACTCGCATTCACTCGGTAGCTGGTTTATTGAAAAATAGAGGCTCGTTAGTATGCGATCGCCCTTTCCGCAGTCCGCACCATTCCGCATCAGGCCCGTCTCTCGTTGGTGGTGGCACTTTTCCCCGTCCCGGAGAAATTTCTTTATCACATCTTGGGGTGCTTTTCTTAGATGAGTTGACAGAATTTAAACGTGATGTGTTGGAATTTCTGCGTCAGCCTTTGGAAGATGGCTTTGTAACGATTTCCAGAACCAGGCAATCGGTTATGTTTCCCGCTCAGTTTACTTTGGTAGCAAGTACCAATCCTTGTCCTTGTGGTTATTACGGCGATACCATCCAACAATGTACTTGTTCGCCACGCCAAAGAGAACAATATTGGGCGAAGCTTTCTGGCCCGTTGATGGATCGGATTGATTTGCAAGTTGCCGTGAATCGTTTGAAGCCAGAGGAAATTACCCAACAGCCGACGGGTGAATCTTCTGTAACAGTCAGAGAACGGGTGCAACAAGCACGCGATCGCGCATCCCAGAGATTTGAAAATGAACCACATCTGCGTTGTAATGCCCAGATGCAGAGTCGGCATCTGCAAAAATGGTGCAAGCTGGATGATGCCAGTCGTAACTTATTAGAAGGCGCGATTAAAAAATTAGGGTTATCGGCAAGGGCTAGCGATCGCATTCTCAAAGTAGCGCGTACAATTGCAGATTTGGCTGGAGATGAGAACTTGCAAGCCCATCACGTTGCCGAAGCAATTCAGTATCGGACGATAGATAGAATGCACTAA